In Erythrolamprus reginae isolate rEryReg1 chromosome 9, rEryReg1.hap1, whole genome shotgun sequence, the genomic window TTGCTTGCCCGGCTGAgtcggggcggcggcggcggtagcagCAGCGCGATGGGGCGCATCGAGTGGGCCATGTGGGCGAACGAGCAGGCGCTGGCCTCCGGGCTGAGTGAGTCTGGGGGGCGGGGCGGAGGGGAGGGCAGGGGGCGCAAGCTTTCTCTCCCCCAGCCCCGCAGCCTGGGGTCTTTTGCGCAAGGGTAGGAATTGGGCTCCATTGAGGTGTGGCTGCACTCCAAAACCCATCATCTGCCTGTGGGTGATGGCCGAGGATTATGGGACCGGGAGCGCAAAGCCTGGAGGGAGACAAGGgtccctttctcctccccccccccgccgcctttTTCCTTTGCTACAACGTTTCTAAAGTTGACTACAAGTTTCCAAACTTTTTCCTCCCCGGGATCCCTGCCCATCAGCCGAGGCGGATGATGGGCTTTGGAATTCTGGTGGCTTTGCTTCCAGATGCCAGtactccttctttctccctccccctcttttgtCTGGGTGTTATGGGGGGGGGACAGGTGCGAGGCAGGTTCAAGGGGCCCACCGTTGCCTCCCGCACGAGCTTCAGGGCTGCATGGGGCGTTTTGGGCAATGGGCTTTGGGGGTCGCCCTGGACCCCAGCTTTTCCCCTTTGTTGtaacgggggggggaggaaaagtctctcccccacccccgttGAAGGCTCGGCCCGCCCTGAAGAGAGAAAGTCTCGCTTTCGCTTGCAAGAGAAGacgaagaagagagaggaagtggaaccaggaaaagaaagggagggaaggttgGCCCGAGAAACGGGGGccattgctggggggggggggggcgaacggcaggtcctttctggccctttggctcctcctcctcttcttcttctggaCCCGCCCCTCAGGAGGGGTAGACGAAGGGGACCCAAGTTCTTTTGGGGGATGGGGAAAAGGGGCATAAAGCCTTTTGCTTTTTTCTATCCAAATAAAATGCCCCTTCCTGCCCTGCCCTCCAGCCGAAATCACAGCCCAGCTCCAGGGCTCAACACCTGAAAGTGGTTGACTAATTTAACCTGCAGATGCCCAAGTGAGCCAATTGGTGCTTTtccattattttctgttatgccccctccccaggaagaagtaaacattttgcctccctcccaactctccaatctgggccccaatggaactttaatgttaatatttattatacactgctcaaataataaagggaaccctcaaagaacacatcctagacccgaatgaatgaaatatccccattgaacactttgttctgtacaaagttgaatgtgcacaacagcaggtgaaactgattgtcaatcagtgttgcttcctaagtggacagtttgatttcacaggtttGGTTTTCTTGGAgtcatattctgttgtttaagtgcgtcctttatttttttgagcagtatattttacttATAAgctgcaaactattggctggggaaggctgcactACCCACTTATCTGGGAGTAAGTCCTGCAGAACTCAGCTGATCCTGTTTTTGGTtaggggaatcaattgagagggaTCACCTATATTCCCTTGGGTCACATgacacccacccccacccacccaccccagccccactatttgagaaacactggccaaGGGGGGCATTTACTGCTGCTTTGTGACCTCAACCAGTGGAATATTCAGTCTGAAGCCACCAAATATCCTCCCGAATTTTTTAAAGGGATACAAAGTCCTAGAGATGCTCTTTTGCAGGAACATTCCTTGAAATCTTGAAAAACCATCCTGCCTGCTGTGGGGTTTGCGAGATGAACTGGACACCCCAGGCAAGTGGCCAGGTGCTCAGGTCAAGCGCTGGGCCGGATCTTTGCAGGAGAGCAGCCTGTGCGTGGCCTCCCCTGTTGAAGTTCTGCATGAGGAggcagagggtgggggcagctttCACTTCCCCCTTTcggcttcttcttcctccttcaaaGGACGGAGCCCAGCAAAGCAACTGCCTGCGTTTCTGGGCCTCCACTGCATCCCAACACCAGGGGAATCGcatttagcagtagcacttatatATGGCTTtttcagtgcttttacagccccctcttcGTGGttgacagagagtcagcctcttacccccaacaatccaggtcctcatttgacccacctaggaagaatggacggctgagtcaacctgcagCCTGGTGAGGTTTGAAgtggtgaactacagctagcagttagctgaagtggccttcagggctgcactctaaccactgtgccacctgggTGCCAAAGGGGGCAGAAAAGACCCCCAGTCTTCCTTCCCGAGCAAGGCCCTCACACATCCCACCCTTCCATTCAGGGAGCCCCACTGCTGCCCTCTGCTCCGTTTTATCCTCCTCACCCTCCATCCTTCAGCATCATGGGGCAGTGGGCACTTGGctgtttggaggaggaagaggaagaagagaaagaagaggaggaggagaaggaggaaaaggaggaggaaggaggaagaagaggaggaggaagaggacaaagaggaagagaaagaggaggaggaagaagaggaagaggaggaggaagagaaaaaggaggagggctCGAGtcccatcttttgtgaccttctgaggaGCAAAATCAGCAAGGaagcccaattcacttaacaaccatgttagcgattgaacaactgcagtgattcacttaataactaacaaggaaggtcataaaatgaggcaaaactcatatAATCACTTAGAGAGTCCTGTAAAAAtgccgtgaagcggtatataagtctaagtgctgttgctataacaactgtctcatttagcaacagaaatttggggctccttGTGGTTGCAAGTTAAGCACTACCTAGTCTACACCTGTTTCTTTTGAAGGACAAGAAGTTGAAAAGCAAAGTTAGTTCACGTGTTAAACATGTATAAccactgttaggactctgtccaaaacagttgggttggcaatatataaactgaGCTCTGTCTGATTTATTGacattgtagtcatgtattactgtatagctaaaatgtgtCTAGGCTGcatatctttgtttgctgattacgACAAAGAcaattggtaagaaagactatgtactgggcaatatttggattgttattctgacttattaccatatgtgtatgactttagattttataggaatatgttatttctcaaagtaaactttaattcaggttaatatatctgtgtgtggctgagtagttattcacatctaatctcaatctaaacttTTCTGCATCTGCACAACTTTAGTATTAAGGATTATTAATTAGTATTAAGGATATTAATGATTACTCTGCTCATGCATTAATAACCACCATGTCCCTCTCTAGTTGCCAATAAAGACCTGCCTTTTCACAAGGGCTCAGGAGTTGATGCAAGTTCCCAATTTGCTTATTTTTGCACCCGGAAAGTTTATTGTGGATAGAAAGCGAAtaatcacaaacaaacaaaaactctctccctctctcttttagtTTTAGTGACCGGTGGCATCGTGGGTGTGGCAGGCCAATTCAAGAGGTGGGAGATTGCAGCTTATGCAATGTATCCTTttgtgaaaatatgataattgtatgAATTCTACTCCCCTGCGGCCTGCTAGGACAAATAGCACCTGGACTGCCTCTTATCTATTTTAGAATTATATCCGTATTAAAAGGCATCTAAATGTGAAGTTCTGCCTTAGTCATTAAagtcagttgggtgactttgggtcaatcattcTCAGCCTATCCCACCTCACAAGGCTGttgttgggaggaaaataggagggggaaGGTGTGTTGGACATATTTGCTGACTTGAGttaattgtaaaaataataaagtcagGATGCAAATAATATTCAACATGGAGAATCAATGAGGAGGACTATTTTCCAAGGCAGAAAGTAGAAAAATTAAGGAAGCTAAACAGCTTTGCTTCTTGCAGAATCTGATTGCAAAATTTGGAACGTTCGTGGTTGAAGAATTTGGAAACGTTTGTGGCTGCGAGTAGGTTGGAAGAGTGAAGGTCAGGTCCTGTTGGCCAAACGGCATCCAGGAAGTTGCATTTCTGTCTGGGGTTTTCTGCAACGTTTCTGAGAGGAAGGAGAGCGATCAAGGCGAGGATCACGAGGAAGGCAGCCCACATTGGGTGGTTGCGCTCGCGGGGCAAAAGGCAGAGTTTGTGAAAGAATACAGAAGAGCCTGGGATGGATTTACTTGGGAATGCAAGAGCCGgggcggcacagtggttagagcacagcactgcaggctacttcagctagctgtagatcagcagttcaaatctcaccaccggctccaggttgactccgtccttccgagttgggtcaaatgaggacctggattgttgggggcaagaggctgactctgtaaacagcttagagagggctgtaaaagcactatgaagcggtatataagtctaaatgctattggtattgctattgcaagaaagaaagtaagaaagaaagaaagaaagaaagaaaaagaaagatagagaaggagaggaaggaagaaagaaagaaaaagaaagatagagaaggagaggaaggaaggaatgtaggaaggaaggtaggtatgtaggtaggtagcagGGGTgggacagtggttagagtgcagcattgcaggctaacttcAGTTCACTGCTAGCTGTCAttctgcagttcaaatctcaccaccagctatTTTTCTCCTAcccccttccgtccttccgaggtgggtcaaatgaggacccagatcgttgAACCCTTTCCTTTGTCCCTCTTCACTATGTTAGAGAAGCCTTCAAAAGAATCCTTGTTTTCATCTTTAACCTTTTTGTCCAAAGAGTTGCGggagtgtttgtttgctttttggaGTATCCGcgagggaaaaggaaaaagggatcGACTCTAGAGAGATTGTGAGTATCGCATTCCTTGAATGTAAGAAGGGCCCACAATTGCAGAGCTGGGGCTGGCGAAGAACTCAGCCTGCTGGAAAACAGAGGTTTCTCTAAAACAAAGATCAAGCTTCTAGTCCTCATactgcaaaaaagaagaagagacttTTATGTTATATCAGGGACAGAAGGATGTCATTATTCTTCACTCCTCTCTGCTGCTTATACTTACAGGGAGAACTATATAAATGGACGATGTACAGACCAATCTGGATTGCTTTAAAAGTATGAGTTGAGggagagattatttatttattatttatttattaattcgacttctatgccgcccagtcccgaaggactcagggcggcttacaatatgaaatagaaaaacaataaaaaagaagtcaaaagtACAATCTAAACTATCAAACCCTCATTAAAACCTATAGTTAAACTACCCAGtcagcatacatgcatacattccTATAATTTGGGCATGATAGCTTTAAACCAGGTCTTAGTGGCTTTACGGAAGACCAATAGGTTGGGTGAGCTAGCCCTACTGCATTTATCAAGACAAGACGAAGGCAGCGCAAgacgtagagagagagagaaggaaagtgagaagcaacctagaaaagGAGTAAACTTCCTCACAGTGAGAACAGTGAACCCGAGGAATCACTTGGTTCCAAACACTGTGAGTATCCATcacttttaaagaagagactggacagccactggtCTGGAAttttgtagggcagtgatggcgaacctatggcatgggggccacaggtggcacgcagagccatatctgctggcacatgagccgttgccctagctcagctccagcgtgcatgtgtgtgccagccagctgatttttggctctgggagggtgtttttggcttccagagagcctccggttgcagggaagcctttggaggctggggagggtgaaacacgagcctactgggcctgccagaagttgggaaacaggccatttccagcctccagagggtgggggaagctgtttttgccttccccaggcattgaattgtgggtgtgggcactcacacatgtgcaatagcgcatgcccatgctctttcgacacctgaggaaaaaaagattcaccatcactggtatagggtcttctgcaGGAGCTGGGAGTTGGGCTGGAAAACCTTCAAGACCTCTTCCACCTCTATTAATTCTACTATTCTGAATCTGGTCAATGCATGGGAAAGGGTGTGTGTTTTCTGGATGTCACAGGACGCTTCTTCCCTTGAACCCTGCATCTAATTCTGCGCTTTCTTCTTCGTCTCTTTACTCTGATTTCTCGTAGTGGCCAGAAGTATTTCACAGTTGCCGTGAAGGCCTGCGGACCCGTAACAAGGAACTATTATGTCCGGGCTGTTCTCTATGCATGGTAATTTGCACCCCAACCATTTTCAGACTCGGGCGCATCCACACACCCAGGGCGGGATTTTCATGCGCAGATCTCTCAGGTTGTGGATGGGAAGGTGAAGGGGGGTGAAGagagcaaccatttgaagttacaatggacaACAAAAAGTGATTTATGTCCCGTTTTCAAAGTTATGACGTCTGCCTCTCCCCACGTTCATTTTTAAGCCACCTTGATGACCATTTGCCATATCtcgtggtcacatgactgggatTTATGATCATTTCCCCCCCAGAAACTGTTGTTAATTTCCAGTttctgcaaaaaaacccacacccacaccagttttacttaatgactgctgcaAAAACTGTTGTAAAATTAAGTGCTGGCTGGATGTCAGTTGCTGCAGCTCCCATTGGAAGCTGATTTGATAGCATTGGTCACTTAAAATTTTCTGGGGAGCCAAATTCCAACCTTGCCAAATTAAATGCTTGTTCTCATCATCACCAAGGGCTGCATTCCCAGCTaacctttttctcttttaaacttttgTTTTGGCAGTCTAGCTGCTCCTGCAGGATATTTGCTAGCCACGATCCTTGGCACCGCTTGCCTGGCCATCGCAAGTGGCATCTACTTACTGGTAAGTGGCCGTCAGATtagtatttactgtattttttgaagtataagacgcaccaaagtATAAAACGTACCTTAGTTTttgtggaggaaaatagggggggggggaaatctgcttaccagatattcacctGACcaatgtccttagtctggtcagcttaacccccttttttatcccctggttaagggcttaaaaaagcCCCTTATTTGgaaggagtaacaatgaaattgcttgcaagccggtaagagctggaaatatcatgagcacctggttatggctggaaagaaacatttggagcaagtagagcaggggtaggcaaagtgggctcttctatgacttgtggacttcaattcccagaattcctgagacaatcaggctggctgaagaattctgggagttgaagtctgttctgtcgggctctctggcagactcctcccaaaaattcacaggtacaaatttcagacacacacaggtttgaaaattcaaaacaatgttctttataatgaaaattcacttaaaccaagccctcttttggtacagcaaagagcacttgtctccaaacaaactggtaatttgtacaagtcccttatcagttctgtgatacttagcttgcagctgtgaggcaattcaaagtccttatttcacaaagtgaaacacactttgctctggtttagtttcaaagcagggaaaaatcagcacacaaaaagtcaaagtcagcaaagcagtcacgaaacacaaagatcagataatcctccacaatggccaaacccacgggctgctattt contains:
- the CYBA gene encoding cytochrome b-245 light chain, translated to MGRIEWAMWANEQALASGLILVTGGIVGVAGQFKRWEIAAYAIVAGVFVCFLEYPRGKRKKGSTLERFGQKYFTVAVKACGPVTRNYYVRAVLYACLAAPAGYLLATILGTACLAIASGIYLLAAIRGEEWRPIEAKPQERPQVGGTIKHPPSNPPPRPPAEARKKQKGEEPTGQENPIEVIP